AGTTAACGAGCATTTGACTGGGTAGATTGTCAAGTGGGGTAGTGAAAGAATCTGATGCCAGGTGGCCTTCATCTCTCCAAAGTAGTGGGTTTTGTAGCTACCTGAGCTTGCTTggactttctccctctctctccagggAAGGGAAGTATATCCCGTTGCCCCAGCGAGTTCGGGAAGGTCCCCGGGGAGGAGTTCGCTGCAGCAGTTCTCGGGGTGGTAGGCCTGGCCTTAGTGCTTTACCTCCTCGTGGCCCTCACCATCTTGACAATAGCAGCCCTGGTCCAGGTTCTGAGGCACGTGGCATCAATGGAGGTGAGTTGCAAAGCAGATGGGGGTTGGGGCAGGGTAATATAAAGTAGAACTAAACGAGATAAAGATGTTGCATTGGTGGATATATAATAATAGGTACTCTGCCTCTTCTtaatttttgtccatctttttttttttctaataggcCCTTCCCGCATGTCCCCTAAGGCACAGCGGCCTCTGAGAGGTGCCAAGACTCTGTCTTCACCCAGCAGTCGGCCTTCTGGAGAAACTTCTGTTCCACCTCCTCCTGCAGGTAAAATTGCAGCAGTGTTAGATGTAGAAGAGGATAGAAATTTGTAGTGGGTATAAATATGTCAGTTGATATGCAGTGCTGGGATGGGAGACAGTTTCAGGATATGAGATCTTTAAGGGGAAGTTGTGTGTATTTTATCCTTTTTGggaaaaaatttttgttttcctagTGCAAAAATCTCAAACTAGTGGTCCATGGGTTGTGTCTGGCTGGCATGTTTTTTGTTTACATTTGAATTAGTTGCCAACATTTTAATACAGAAGTAATATAAAGCTTCCCATTTTTTTGAAATGTGGAAATTCCTGCCAATGCCATGCCTGCTTTGCTGCATAGCTCTAGTGGCTGGCACTGATTCACAACTGCCCCTTTTGGCATGTTGGGCCGCCCGTGAAGCCCTTGCCTGCATAGGTTATCTGCCTTGGCTTTGGTAGGTATTTCAGTTTGTGCCTCTATTACTCGTGGACCTGCAGTAACCATCATACAGCTCTCCCTTGCCTTCCAGTGGGCCGGATGTATCCCCCACGCTCTcccaagtctgccacccctgCCCCAATCTCTGCTTCATGTCCCGAGCCTCCCATCGGCTCAGCAGTGCCAACCTCTTCAGCTTCCATTCCTGTGACATCATCAGTCGTGGATCCTGGAGTGGGCTCCATTTCTCCAGCTTCTCCAAAGATCTCACTAGCCCCCACAGATGGTAAGAGCCAGGTGGGTGAGGGCTGTGGACAGTGAAGTCTTGTTCTGATCAGGAGGTCCTTCAGgtgcttttttcttcttgttcagTAAAAGATCTCCCAACCAAGGAACCTGGGAGAACTCTCGAGCCCCAGGAACTGGCCCGGATAACTGGGAAaggtaaagatttttttttccccacccagATCTTATGCCACTTTGAGAGCATTTCAGTTAAGGAGGTTCAAAGTTTAGAAGCAGACAATGTCTGTTACCCCATTCTCTTTTAGGGGTGATATTCTAATTTCTGGGATTCTCAAGAGCTTCTCTATTCTCCCCCTTGCCTCCCACACCCTGGTCTCTCTGCCCTCTGGGCTATTTGCACTGTGTAGCTACGGTTGAAGAAGAAATGTCTGTTTTCTCCTTTCCGCTGTTTTTTCATAGTTCCTGGCCTTCAGAATGAACAGAAACGATTTCAACTGGAAGAACTGAGAAAGTTTGGGGCCCAGTTTAAGGTGAGAGATAGGAGTGTGGAAATGAGCTAGAAAGTTAATTAGCAGAATAGAGGAGTGTGAAGGGCTCACACAAAACGCAGAGGACTAGGTGGGATGGAAGAGATGAGGTCAAGCAAGGATGAAATAAGGAAGCATGAGGTTCTGAGGAAGCCAAAGATCTGAAAGCAACTGCCAGCAGAATGTGCCACGCTCTAAACTCAGAGTATCTTCAAAAGCAAATCCCTTTAGACTCCAGAGACTTCTTTGGTTTTGAAGAATGGACTCTGCCTTACAAAGATTTCCCAAACTGTTTTTCATTTATCAGTAAAAGTTCACAGGAGAGAATTGTGGAACCCTGTACAGACTCTGAACCTTTAACAAAGGTGTCAAACTATAAATGTATCTATTTTTGTCAGCCTTGATTATCTACCAAACTGAACTTCCACAAAATTGTGTTTTTAAAGGGTAATCTGTATATAGACTGGTAGTAAGTAgcatacaatacaatacaatacaatatttggtcttaaaaaaatttaaggaagcaGGGCCTGGGATCCGGACTGGACAGCACAAGATATTTGCTTCTCTCATTCCAGCTTCAGCCCAGTAGTTCCCCTGAGACGAGCCTGGATCCTTTTCCTCCCCGGATCTTAAAGGAGGAGGccaaaggaaaggagaaggaggTTGATGGTCTGTTGACTTCAGAGCCCATAGGGTCCCCAGTTTCTCCGAAGACTGAGTCTGTATCTGATAAGGAGGAGAAACCACCCCTGCCACCAACAGGAGCCAGTGAGGGGCCAGAGCAGCCCCCACCGCCTTGTCCAAGCCAAGCCGGCAGCCCCCCAGTGGGCCTCATCAAGGGTGATGACAAGGATGAGGGCCCTGTTGCTGAGTGAGTGGAGTGGGGAGCTGGGCGGATGTCAGGGGTGCTGCAGGGTAAGCCATGAGGATTTACTTCATTTTCTCTCATAGACAAGTAAAGAAGTCAACATTGAACCCCAATGCCAAGGAGTTCAATCCCACAAAACCTCTGCTGTCTGTGGTGAGATGGGATGGAAGAATGTGGGCTTTGGTTTCCATGGGGGGGGGTTGTTTGGGAGAGAGGGAGTAGTACAGCAAGAGAAGGGAGCATTTGAGCAGTTGTTAGGTTGTAAGAGGAGACACTCTAAATGTGTAGGGATAATAGCAGTTGGGCTGGTTTTAGGGAATGTGGAGACAGGTCTCCAGGGTTGGGGGGCAGGGAATCCTGATTTTATCTGGTTTCTCTCTGGGACTTAGTGTTTGGTTCAGGGAGTTTTTGAATTGGGGGGGTTATGAGCTTAAGCTACATTCAAGCACTGACttggcctcagcccctcccctgaCAAGCATTGTGAACTTGGACAAGCCACTTtatctctctgcctcagtttcttctacTGTAATTTGAGGCTTAACAGATAAAGCATAAAATGTGTTTGGCACGCAGTACTCCATGTATTCTAACTGTTAACAACCATGGAAGAGGAGAGTACAAAAATGATTAAATCTCCTCCCTTGTCCGTCACAGAACAAATCCACTAGTACCCCAACTTCTCCGGGACCCCGGACTCATTCAACTCCCTCTATTCCGGTGCTGACAGCAGGCCAGAGTGGGCTGTATAGCCCCCAGTACATCTCCTACATACCTCAGATCCACATGGGGCCAGCTGTGCAGGTAAGAGACTGGTTGGGCATGGAAGAGGTGCGGGGTTTGGTTGGGCCAGCTGGGTCACCAGCTCAGGCTTGTTTTCCTGGGCATTTGTAAGTAGGTCGTTTAGCTCCGTCTGTTTTTTTCCTGTAGGCACCTCAGATGTATCCATATCCTGTATCTAACTCAGTTCCTGGGCAGCAGGGCAAGTACCGGGGAGCAAAAGGTAAGCAGCGTTGGGAGGGGTAGTCAGTGGGGCTGCCCAGTGCCTTCTGGCAGATGGAGCTTGAGCTCCGGACTATTTTCCCCCCACTCCCAGGCTCCCTGCCCCCCCAGCGCTCAGACCAACACCAGCCAGCCTCAGCCCCTCCGATGATGCAggccgctgctgctgctggtccacCTCTGGTGGCTGCCACACCCTACTCTTCCTACATCCCCTACAACCCACAGCAGTTCCCAGGCCAGCCTGCCATGATGCAACCCATGGCCCACTACCCCTCGCAGGTGACTGGGGCATGTGGGGACATAGGGGTACAGATCCTGCTAGGGATCCTTTCTTCATCTCTGAGACACAGGAGCGCACAGTTTTGGGGCAGGCTGTGTTCTGCCTAGTGTTGGCCAGTGGTGGCATTAGTGTTATCAGACTTCTGCTTAGATGCTGTCTCTTGAGTCAGTGAACATCTAAGCCTTAGTTTCTCCTCTGTGAAGTGTAGATAAAGCAGCATTTCATTGTCAGGATTCATGGAATGTTTAATTTAGGTAGCTGTGACCAGGCCAAAGTGTTACTGTGCACAGGTTGATCTGACAGGAGGTCATGTCTCCCAAATCACCTGTGCCAACCACTCCTCTCTATCATGCCCGCCAGCCGGTGTTTGCCCCCATGCTTCAAAGCAACCCGCGCATGCTGACTTCGGGTAGCCATCCCCAGGCCATCGTGTCATCCTCAACCCCTCAGTATCCTTCTGCAGAGCAGCCTACCCCCCAAGCCCTCTATGGTGAGTTCTCTGCCCGCTGCCCGcctcccttcctgcctctgcTCTGGGTTGTGCTCCTTGGCCACTGGGCAGCCAGCACTGATCTCTCTCCATCTCCTGCTGTAGCCACTGTTCACCAGTCCTATCCACACCATGCCACGCAGCTCCATGCCCACCAGCCGCAGCCGGCTACCACACCTACTGGGAGCCAGCCGCAGTCCCAGCACGCAGCCCCCAGTCCCGTCCAGGTGCCTGCCGTGGGGGATCTGAGAGGTTGGGTCAGGGATGGGTGGCTGGAATGGAGGGGTAGAGCTAGGAGTCATCCCACACTGGAGGAGAAGCAGGGGTCAGTGGGTGCTCAGCCTGAGTGGCACTCACCCTTTCCTCCTCCTGACAGCACCAGGCGGGGCAGGCCCCACACCTGGGCAGTGGACAGCCACAGCAGAATCTGTACCACCCAGGGGCCCTGACAGGCACACCGCCCTCTCTGCCACCGGGACCTTCTGCCCAGTCCCCTCAGAGCAGCTTCCCCCAACCAGCCGCTGTGTATGCCATCCATCCCCACCAGCAGCTGCCCCACGGCTTCACCAACATGGCCCACGTCACCCAGGTAAGAGCCCAAGGTACCTATTTCCCCTGGGTATATTCTGCCACAACCACATGAGCCATGGGACTATCTCCTCTGCATCCTTGGTGCCGCCTTTGCTTGCTGCTTCCTGGGAAGCCACAGTGCTTCCTGACACCAAATTTCCCAGACAGAGCTTGGGTTTCTGCGGTACTCCCGGCTACTTTTTGTTCTTTGCAGGCCCATGTCCAAACTGGAATCACAGCAGCCCCGCCCCCTCACCCTGGGGCTCCCCACCCGccccaggtgatgctgctgcACCCACCCCAGAGCCATGGGGGGCCCCCCCAAGGCGCGGTGCCCCAGAGCGGGGTGCCTGCACTCTCAGCTTCCACACCCTCACCCTACCCCTACATCGGACACCCCCAAGGTGAGCAGCCTGGCCAGGCGCCTGGATTTCCAGGAGGAGCCGATGACAGGATTCGTGAGTTCTCGTTAGCTGGGGGAATTTGGCATGGAAGAGCTGATGGGCTGCAGGTGGGGCAGGATGCACGGGTTCTGGGTGGGGAGTGAGGGGTCTTGGAGGCAGGGCTGTCCCACTGGGCGCCCGCCGACCTGCACCTGTCTGTGAAGTATGTAGGGTGGGCAGAAGCCACAGCCGCCGCCGCCAGGGGCTTGCTCCTGGCTCTGTCCTTTGCTTCCCTCCGTCCTCGCTCAGTTGTGATCCAgcagcccccctccccactgcctcCCCAGCTCTCAGTGACCCCGACTGTCTCCTGACTTAGCCGAGGTAAGGTCAGCGCAGCAGACAGGGCCAGGCTGGGGTGTGGGGGGCTGAGCTGGGCACACAAGTAAGGGCTCTGGCTCACTGGGAAACAGCGATTGACCTGTGCTTCTGACAGCCCCATGAGACACCTTGAGGAGGCCGCTCCTACCCAAACatgccccccacaccccccactggACGGCATTGGATGAAGGGACAGCTGCTTGGGTTCTAATGCTcctgctctcttctctttcccctccaACCAGTTCAATCTCATCCCTCCCAGCagctccccttccaccccccggGGAACTGAAGATTGTCCTGGCCGCGACCTGAGACCTCCATGAGTGGAGGGAAGAGTGACCTATGTCTCTTCCCCCAGCAGCCCGGACCAGTCCCAGCCCCCCAATCCTCCCTTTTCCCCCTGGGGAGCTGGGGAATTCCTGTCAAGCACCTTGAATTGGGAGGGGCCTCCaagtgggcaggggcagggtccAGCGGGGTGGGGGGTTCCTGCTCTGACCCTGCCCACTCCCACCATCTTGCCCTCCCATCCTCTCATTTATCCCCCGCTGGAGACGGAagatcttttattttctattatttataaCCTGAGACTTGGGCCCCCTGTTCTTTCTTCCCATTAACTTGAGTGACCTGcgtgagagacagacagacagatgccCCACAAGGATGGTTGGACAAggacttttactttttattacataaaaaatattaaaaaaaaataataataaaaataaaattttaaactaacTTAACCTTCCTGtagtttcctctttggagaattgGACAGGGTCTAGGTCTCAGCCTTTCCTGGGCTGGATCCTGGAGGTGGGGGGCCTGGGACCTTCACTTGAGGGGGAGCTGGAGCTTATGGGCATTTTATGTGCTATCAGTACCACCTTTATCTTGTCATGTTTGTTCCCTGCCGTGGAAAAATTATATACAATTTTTCAATCTAGTTTGATAAGGGAAACTGATCAGGGTTTTCTGCTGTTCATTTGAGAGTGGGTTCCAGACTGTGCTGAGGGTGTGGAGTAGGTGAcaggttctgaatagccagatgACAGGGCAGACGTGTCCACAGGATGGCAGTGTGGCAGGAAGGCCGGAGGCTGGGTCCCTATCCTGGCTGTGCTGCAACTACTACATAAGTCAGAGAAACAATGACTTTTCTCACTTTGTCACCTCTAAACAGGCTTTAGCTTGACATGTGGCCACCTGAAACTTTGTTTCATGAATTCTATCCACCTCTTCATTGAGAAGCATTTTCATCTTTTCTGCCCATTGGAACTAATGGCGTGAGTGGTGCCCACTGAAGGGTCTTGTGGCTGAGAGCTTTATGGAAAGGTGAAGTTGCTATTGGGAGAAGGCATAGGACCGGGGCGTGGAGCCAGGTTTAGGGGGCCAGGCTGTTAAACTAGAGGGTTACTGACAAAGCCAGAAGAGCCAGTCGGGGGAAGTAGAATTGTCTCCAGAGCAGgtggtgggtttttgtttttgttttttttaaacaaggaagCTGTTTGGAATTAGGTGGCTTTGACCTTGACctcggtttttttttttactgtaaaatGGGAGTGGTAGTAGGCGTATGGTTGGAGCACAGGTGCTCAGTGGTAGGAGTATTTCAGCTGGGCCCAAAGCCAGAGGAAATGGGCTGAGACCAGAGCAGGAAGAATGAAGGTTAGCTGCCAGGGCACAATCCCTAGGGTGTGAGGTAAGTACTGGGTTTGGGGAGATGTGCCTAAAGAGAAGGGTCTCCTGACAGAGAAGTGGTAAAAGGGATTATGTTTGGCAGCATGTGGCTGCTGAAAACAGGCAGGATTGGGCTCCCAAGAAAGCTGCTTCCAATGAGGAATTGGGCTGGGGACATGGGTTAGAGTTGGAAAGCCTTCCATTGGGCTTAGAATGTCTGAAGTGCAGCACAATTTACAAGACTCTAGCAGTGATAAGTGCAGGTAATACTAAGTACTTTTTATGCTACATGGCAGGACTGCAGATGGGTTAcaatttgtcctttttatttctaaggGCAGCAGTCCGCACTGAAAGGGAACTTGGCTTTCACCCAGGCAGGAATTCCCTCTGTGATACTCAACATCAGGGTAAAGCacataaaattactttttttagcCAAGTCCTCCCTCCAGTCCAGCTCCCCTCTAGCCTGCTGATGAGTTGCCCTCTGCTCTGGAGACCCAGATCAGAGTTCCTCAAATAGATCTCAGCTTGGGCCCAGACACTCCTCTGGGCTGCTCATTATGGACATTTTGTCTGCATCCAAGCTTGGAAGAGATGCCCATTAACCCCTGCTGAATTTTACCCGTTTTGTTTGGGGTCAGCATCCTGGCGGTCTTGGTCATTTCAGGTTTTATCTATCCAGCATTTTAATCCCTACATATTTAATAATTAAGCCTTTAATTTTCAATCCCACTAAATGTTGAAAATGTTAATTCTATAATTTCTAACCCCTTTGCTTGGAATTGAGTGTACAGCAGTGATAATCTGTTGAAAGTAACACTTCCAGGAACAATTACCTAACTTGCTAAGATTATATGTATTTCATTAAGTACTTACATGCTGGGtctaaaagcaaacaagaaaattagaCTTTACAGCTTCTGCCATAAAAGTGAATTTAGTTAATTAATATGGCTCTGGGATGCTCCACAAGCTCCTCATCACAAGTTCCCTTTTGTACCCTGCTGTCCTCTCTGGCTTACACACGAGACACAGGCTAGTCTACTATTCACAGAACAGTTTATTGGCCTACCCCAGCTGGCAGGCAACCCCTGCTGAACAGAGAGTGTCTCCTGCTATTCTCTGCTGGTTGATGAGGACTTCAGCTTGTGCTTAGGGACACCAGAAACAGCAGGAGACTGGCCAGTGCAGCCCCAATGCAGGAGAGCCTGAGAAGTCCACAGGCTCAACCCCACTTGAGGTTATTTTCCTCTTCAGTCATGGCTAAGGTGTCAGTGACCAGGCCAGTGCCAATGGTCCGGTTGCTGTCTCGCAAGGTGAAACGCTGACCCTTTTCTAAGATCATTGGCTGCCGCAAGATGAGGTTCAGCTTCAGATCCTCCCCAGGCATGGCGAGCTCCTagagggggaagagaaaggaatgaCAACTGGCCTTTGGGGTGTCTTCATGCCCCTGTCTGCTGCCTACAGTGGAGGTTAAGATCTGTGGGAGGATACAGCAGGTGATATTGGGCCAGACGCAAAGGCAGGAAAGCCTGAAAGGAGCCAGTGATCTGTGCTCCCAAGGAATGTTCTCATGAGATTTAGGGAAGTATGGGTTATACAGGTGTTGCAGAGAAGCTCAAGTAATGAACTTTTCCAAGTTTCCTGGGGATATATGCTGGTAGGGCTAAGCTTCTAGCCTACTTCAGCCCAGGGTAGACTGGATCATTCCCTCTAAATCCACTGGTCCAGAACCTTCCACCTTCTTGGCCTACATCATCAGCTAGCTTCTCTCCACCCCAGGCAATCAAGTTACCCAGTGCCCTCCCGCTCCACTCCCTTCATATCTTCCCATCCCCACATACCTTTCCTGGGGGCAGGATGACACGACAGGCCATGTCCCAAGTCAGGGAGAACATGATAGGAATGAAGTGGGACACAAAGGGCTTGTGGCGGCCACCCTCCTCCTTGCTGAGGACATAAACCTGGAGAGAAGAGGGGGAAGTGGAGCTGGGCTTGGTGGGAAGCCCTAGCAACTTGGCTTAGCCCCATCCACCAGCCCCTGGAGCTCACCTGGGCCTCCACCTTCTGGGAGGGCTGGATAGAGCCTGGCTTAGCCATAACCAGGCCACGCCTCAAGTCTTCCCGCTTCAAGCCTCGGACCAGGGCCCCGAGGTTAtcccctgcctctgccctctcCAGGCTCTTGTGGAACATCTCAATGCCTAGGAGAgatgagagaaaggaaggagaaagacaaGGGAGGAGGGTctgtggcagagggaaagcaCAAAGATGTGCCAGGGGAGAGAGAAACCTGGGGCCAGGCCCTGGGTGCTGAGGCTTTCTTTCCATACCTGTCACCACAGTGCGAATGTTCTTGTTGTGTCCCAGGAACTCACACTCATCTCCCTTCTTTAAAATGCCACGCTCCAGTGTACCTGCCACTACTGTGCCCCGGcctgggagggaagaggagaggatgTCGGGGACACTGGGCTCGGCTCTTGGAGAGGGGGTATGAATGAACATGGTCCTCACCAGGAACAGAATAAACTGACTCTATAGGTAGCAGGAAGGGCTTTTCCAGGTCCCGGGTGGGCACTGGGATGTAAGTGTCCACAGCATCCAGCAGCTTCAGCACTGACTTCACGCCTAGCTCAGGGTCACGTTGCTGGAAGGAGAAGGTGACAGACTAGAAGCTTCATTCTGCTCCCTTTTCCTATACCAAGAGCCACTCCCCAGACTCAGGGTAGGGCTCCATCTGCCCAACCAGCCCCATTCTCCACCAGCAacccctgctgcccccaccctcACACCTCgagggcacagagagcagagccTATGATGACCGGTGTTTCCTCCCCTTTGTAGCCAAACTCAGTGAGCAGTTCACGGATCTCCAGCTCAACAAGCTCCACCATCTCAGAGTCCTGGACAGCATCTGCCTTGTTCACATATACCACAATGTGCTCCACCCCGATCTGGaaacagggagagaaagggaaggtgTCCCGAGTAGCTCAACCCCCCACTCTTTCCCTTTCCAGCCCCACCTGGGCTCTGCGTACCTGTTTGGCCAGTACTAGGTGCTCTCGGGTCTGGGGCATGGGGCCATCATTGGCTGCCACCACCAGGATGCAACCGTCAAGGGGGGCGGTACCTGTGATCATATTCTGGGTGGAGGAAACAGAACCCTCAGCCAGGTCAATGACCTCCTCAGCTCCATATCCATCTGGCCAAGCTATCTCCTGATCACCCATGGCCACAAACCCATACATCTCCACTATCAACCTCTTCCTCCCAAGCCTAACATTTATCCTGACAGTAagcagcccctggccctggccctgcatTGCCCAGCAACTCTCTCACCTTTACGTAATCTGCGTGACCCGGGCAGTCCGTATGGGAATAGTGGCGGGTGGCGGTGCTATATTCCACGTGGGCGGCGTTGATTGTGATCCCCCGAGCGCGCTCCTCTGGTGCATTGTCAATCTCCTCATACTTCTTAAATTTGGCTCCACCTCCCTCGGCCAGAACTAACGCAGGGAAGAAAACACACCCCTCAGCTAAAGTTCTGGAGCTGGAAGCAGGGTTCAGGCCACGCCTCTAGGTCCCTCCCACCTAAACAAATGATAGTCTGGGAGaaatctctctccctccctcaaaTCTCCAACCCTTCCAGCAGAGGTAATTTTGGGTCAGACAGAAACGTTAAAAGGCCTCGGGTCAGTTCTGAGATTTCTCCAAGGTAGAGCCTCCGCTTACAGGCTAGAGAGTTCCCCAATTATGCATCGCAAAGTTCTTCGGGTGCAGGGGACCTCTGTCTCCTGCATCCTCCTTTCTACCGCCCGTCGGAGTCCTGGCTCCAGCAGCCCACTCAGGGCCTCATCTCCCGGGCTCTACATCCCGCCTGTAGATGGGGCGCAGCCACACCCCAAGCCCGCTCACTCTTGGTGATGGCTGCGGTCAGCGTGGTCTTGCCGTGGTCCACATGGCCGATGGTACCCACGTTCACATGGGGCTTGTCGCGCACATAGGTCTTCTTGGCCTCCACAGCCAGGCCGCGGCACAAGAGGGACAGCGCCGGGGACTTCGGCGGCCGCAATAGACCCTGCAGTAGTGGAGTGACGCCGGCGCCGAGACCTGCAGAGGCAGACTTGGGGTCAGAGAGCGGGCTCCAGCCGTCCCCCACGTTCCCCCCGGGCTGCTATCGCCCTCCTCGTTCTCTCACCGCGGAAACAGGGCGTCGCGCGCAGCAGGGTCGTGGCCGCCATTGCGGTCGTGCTCGCGCCTCGGGAACCGGGACCCCGCGCGTGCCAAAATGAAAGGGCGATTGCAGCTGGAGGTAACTTCCGGCGGGAGTGAGGGCCAGGAGGGCGAGGCTGGGCACCTCTAGCCACCAGTTTCTATGGTCGCCTCGCCGGCAGAGGGGCGACGCAGTTCTCTCCGGGGCCTTGTGGGGCGTCCCATGATGCACCAGCGCTCCGAGGCATCCTGGGCGTTGTAGTCCACAGCTCGGCGGGCGGGAACGGCGCTTGGAGTCGGGGTTAGGTAGAGCCGCGTCTCGGCGGAGAGAGACCTCCAACCCCTGTAGTCCAGATCGCTGCGCTGGGTGTGCGGGAGATCAGGCTCCCTCCGTGCGGCTGCTAGAGATAGGGCCAGGCCCCCGGCTTCTTTCGGACGTGGGGATCAAGTCTGAGCTCTCTCTCCGCTGAGGCcttgttttcttatctgtaaggtGGATATAACAGCATCCACTTCATGGGAGGATGCTTACTTCTGGCCCTGAGAGGAAATGAGCCGTTCTGAAGACAGGAACGGGGACCTGGGGTTTCCAGGTCGTACAATTCCTTCCCCTCAAATAGCTACCCCCTGGCTCACAACTCGCCTGAACTGCCTAGTTTCACAAGCCAGAGGCCCCAAGGCAGAGTTTTGTTGTGCACCCCTGTAGCCCCTCAGCGGCCTAGAGAGATATTTCCTGATATCcgcgcctcccccacccccctcaattTTAAAGATGGCACCGAGGGTGAGGGACTAGCCCAAGGTTAGCGTGAGTCTTGTTCCTGGCTGTGTCTCCAGCACCTAACACAGGACGGGGCATGGAGTGAGTGCTCAGTGTTGActgaatgaataataaataacCTTTAACTTTCACATCCATCGTCTCATCACAGCTTCCCGACATAACCCCAAGATAATAACAGCTGCTGTTAAACCTTGATTAAGCTTCTGAAACTCACCAGAGCCTATGACTGTATTCACAGTGATTGTTTCAGATAGATTCAGCGGAGTCTGGGCACAAAGAGGGAAACCATATTTAAAACACTTCTCTCCCCCTTTCTTAAGCTCAGAGGAGTTTGGACAACTCTGAACTAGAGCTTCTTATGCATGAAGTGTTGTGCAAATGCTTCATATTTGTTCACAATCACTGCCTccagtgccaccctgtgtggtaGGATCTatgattttccccattttacaggttagAAAACCAAGGATCAGGCAGATTAAGGAACCTAACACAGCAAAACCTCCAAAACATGTGCACTTAATCCCTGTGCTGTACTATCATTTTACAGACAGGCTCAGATAAATTGAGGGAACTGCCAAGACTTCTCTCCTCCTGATCTGCCAATCCATCAGCTCTTTTTAGAAAGGGTTGGTACAATATCCAAGTGTCCTCTTTGTTCTACCCTTTCACCTCTGTCACACCATTCCTGGGATTTTACACTAAGATTCTATTGGCCATTAGTGGGTTGCAAGTTCTTTTGGGGAGGTATGTGAACGAATGGTTTCTTTTTTAGTGATActgtatttattttcttacacACCAcctccacatacacacacaccggTTTTcttacactcactgtctgctctctgtgtccatttgctgtgtgttcttttatgtctgcttatcctctctttaggcagcaccgatcctgggaacttccagagtaggagagaggtgctcaatctcttgtgccacttcagttccctggtctgctgcatctcttcctgggaacttctggagtaagagagaggcactca
Above is a window of Dasypus novemcinctus isolate mDasNov1 chromosome 23, mDasNov1.1.hap2, whole genome shotgun sequence DNA encoding:
- the ATXN2L gene encoding ataxin-2-like protein isoform X19 translates to MLHFLTAVVGSTCDVKVKNGTTYEGIFKTLSSKFELAVDAVHRKASEPAGGPRREDIVDTMVFKPSDVMLVHFRNVDFNYATKDKFTDSAIAMNSKVNGEHKEKVLQRWEGGDSNSDDYDLESDMSNGWDPNEMFKFNEENYGVKTTYDSSLSSYTVPLEKDNSEEFRQRELRAAQLAREIESSPQYRLRIAMENDDGRTEEEKHSAVQRQGSGRESPSLASREGKYIPLPQRVREGPRGGVRCSSSRGGRPGLSALPPRGPHHLDNSSPGPGSEARGINGGPSRMSPKAQRPLRGAKTLSSPSSRPSGETSVPPPPAVGRMYPPRSPKSATPAPISASCPEPPIGSAVPTSSASIPVTSSVVDPGVGSISPASPKISLAPTDVKDLPTKEPGRTLEPQELARITGKVPGLQNEQKRFQLEELRKFGAQFKLQPSSSPETSLDPFPPRILKEEAKGKEKEVDGLLTSEPIGSPVSPKTESVSDKEEKPPLPPTGASEGPEQPPPPCPSQAGSPPVGLIKGDDKDEGPVAEQVKKSTLNPNAKEFNPTKPLLSVNKSTSTPTSPGPRTHSTPSIPVLTAGQSGLYSPQYISYIPQIHMGPAVQAPQMYPYPVSNSVPGQQGKYRGAKGSLPPQRSDQHQPASAPPMMQAAAAAGPPLVAATPYSSYIPYNPQQFPGQPAMMQPMAHYPSQPVFAPMLQSNPRMLTSGSHPQAIVSSSTPQYPSAEQPTPQALYATVHQSYPHHATQLHAHQPQPATTPTGSQPQSQHAAPSPVQHQAGQAPHLGSGQPQQNLYHPGALTGTPPSLPPGPSAQSPQSSFPQPAAVYAIHPHQQLPHGFTNMAHVTQAHVQTGITAAPPPHPGAPHPPQVMLLHPPQSHGGPPQGAVPQSGVPALSASTPSPYPYIGHPQVCRVGRSHSRRRQGLAPGSVLCFPPSSLSCDPAAPLPTASPALSDPDCLLT
- the ATXN2L gene encoding ataxin-2-like protein isoform X7; protein product: MLKPQPPQQPAQPQQPPPTQQAVARRPPGGTSPPNGGLPGPLASGAAPPGPPAAASPCLGPAAAAGSGLRRGAEGILTPQPPPQHPERSGATALGSARGQSTGKGPPQSPVFEGVYNNSRMLHFLTAVVGSTCDVKVKNGTTYEGIFKTLSSKFELAVDAVHRKASEPAGGPRREDIVDTMVFKPSDVMLVHFRNVDFNYATKDKFTDSAIAMNSKVNGEHKEKVLQRWEGGDSNSDDYDLESDMSNGWDPNEMFKFNEENYGVKTTYDSSLSSYTVPLEKDNSEEFRQRELRAAQLAREIESSPQYRLRIAMENDDGRTEEEKHSAVQRQGSGRESPSLASREGKYIPLPQRVREGPRGGVRCSSSRGGRPGLSALPPRGPHHLDNSSPGPGSEARGINGGPSRMSPKAQRPLRGAKTLSSPSSRPSGETSVPPPPAALPCLPVGRMYPPRSPKSATPAPISASCPEPPIGSAVPTSSASIPVTSSVVDPGVGSISPASPKISLAPTDVKDLPTKEPGRTLEPQELARITGKVPGLQNEQKRFQLEELRKFGAQFKLQPSSSPETSLDPFPPRILKEEAKGKEKEVDGLLTSEPIGSPVSPKTESVSDKEEKPPLPPTGASEGPEQPPPPCPSQAGSPPVGLIKGDDKDEGPVAEQVKKSTLNPNAKEFNPTKPLLSVNKSTSTPTSPGPRTHSTPSIPVLTAGQSGLYSPQYISYIPQIHMGPAVQAPQMYPYPVSNSVPGQQGKYRGAKGSLPPQRSDQHQPASAPPMMQAAAAAGPPLVAATPYSSYIPYNPQQFPGQPAMMQPMAHYPSQPVFAPMLQSNPRMLTSGSHPQAIVSSSTPQYPSAEQPTPQALYATVHQSYPHHATQLHAHQPQPATTPTGSQPQSQHAAPSPVQHQAGQAPHLGSGQPQQNLYHPGALTGTPPSLPPGPSAQSPQSSFPQPAAVYAIHPHQQLPHGFTNMAHVTQAHVQTGITAAPPPHPGAPHPPQVMLLHPPQSHGGPPQGAVPQSGVPALSASTPSPYPYIGHPQGEQPGQAPGFPGGADDRIPPLPPPGELKIVLAAT